The Bombus pascuorum chromosome 11, iyBomPasc1.1, whole genome shotgun sequence genome has a window encoding:
- the LOC132912012 gene encoding odorant receptor 49b-like translates to MQVERYTDMSIKMSEFLLKITGLSRTTNNAEETRRKLAIVYTIVALVYGVYVNVVDISHNMDNLDHCIFLASNTLNILLAMFKLSVINFYKTEFSDMIVYAQKHFWHFNYDDNDKILFAECGRFCKLWTVFLFFVTQTALSFYAIAPISANIANNNSERLLPFKMWVNLPLTVTPYYEIMFAIELLAVQQIGASYICPDNFLCVLNLHVVYQFRMLQNTLTNLWSNIDERTDIVEYSNECYVMLKKCIRKHQSLIEFSAKLDDIYTLPILSHMVIFSVLMCFDTYEVILADVSPGTRLIFFFHMIGSFTHIIFFTYICNGLVEESTNISTASYSGWWTILPMTETGRKIRKDTRIMIMKSMRPCYLSAGGFFPVTLETSTALISSTMSYFTLMRESSIKAAAE, encoded by the exons ATGCAAGTTGAACGATACACGGACATGTCCATCAAAATGTCAGAATTTTTGCTAAAAATCACAGGTCTCTCGAGAACGACGAACAACGCCGAAGAGACCAGAAGAAAATTGGCGATAGTCTATACCATCGTTGCGCTCGTTTATGGAGTGTACGTGAACGTAGTGGATATTTCTCACAATATGGATAATTTAGAC CACTGTATCTTTTTGGCTTCCAACACATTGAACATATTATTGGCAATGTTCAAACTTTCGGtgataaacttttataaaacagAATTCTCGGATATGATCGTATATGCGCAAAAGCATTTCTGGCATTTCAATTATGACGACAATGACAAGATACTTTTCGCGGAGTGCGGAAGATTTTGCAAACTGTGGACGGTATTTCTATTCTTCGTTACGCAAACCGCCTTGTCTTTCTATGCGATAGCGCCAATCTCCG CGAATATTGCAAACAATAATTCAGAGAGGTTGCTTCCATTCAAAATGTGGGTCAATCTACCGCTAACTGTGACaccttattacgaaataatgttTGCTATCGAG TTACTGGCCGTACAACAAATTGGCGCGAGCTATATATGCCCCGACAACTTCTTGTGCGTGCTAAATCTACACGTGGTCTACCAATTTCGTATGCTGCAGAACACGTTAACGAATCTATGGTCGAACATCGACGAACGAACAGATATCGTCGAGTACTCGAACGAATGCTACGTAATGTTGAAAAAATGCATCCGAAAACATCAATCGTTGATCGAATTCAGCGCCAAACTCGACGACATTTACACGCTGCCGATCCTCAGCCACATGGTTATCTTTAGCGTGCTGATGTGTTTCGACACGTACGAGGTTATTCTG GCGGACGTATCTCCTGGGACACgacttattttcttcttccacaTGATCGGTAGTTTTACCCACATCATTTTTTTCACGTACATCTGCAATGGTTTGGTAGAAGAGAGCACGAATATTAGCACGGCATCGTATTCAGGATGGTGGACGATTTTGCCAATGACCGAAACAGGCAGAAAGATACGCAAAGATACGAGGATAATGATCATGAAATCGATGCGACCGTGTTATCTGTCCGCCGGAGGATTCTTTCCTGTCACTTTGGAAACATCTACCGCG CTTATAAGCTCGACGATGTCGTACTTCACTCTCATGAGGGAATCGTCTATAAAAGCAGCAGCAgaataa
- the LOC132912077 gene encoding odorant receptor Or2-like has protein sequence MEFFNLITFTQKNFWRPYHDPQEILVVADCKRICNIFIILMIFCTQGTCAGYMVTPLIANIGRNESDRILPFNLWVNFPVGMSPYFEILFAIQILCVYHVGVCYICFDNLLCIVNLHVASQFRILQHRLRSIDNATKDQMEEYESDAKLSYYSNMCYTKLKNCVQQHQMLIEYCKKLENIFTLIVLAQVMFLAMVICLVGFQLLLADTPTSKKASLVLNLCGVLCQLLMFTYSCDDLMRQSVNVGNATFSGPWPILPMNEAGATVRKNLLIIIMRSHKICCITAGKFFPVSLQTFTGVLSTAMSYFTLLRNTSLAATNS, from the exons ATGGagttctttaatttaattacgttcACACAGAAAAATTTCTGGCGTCCGTATCACGATCCGCAAGAAATACTAGTTGTAGCCGATTGCAAACGAATATGcaacattttcattattcttaTGATCTTTTGTACTCAAGGCACTTGTGCCGGTTACATGGTGACACCGCTTATAG CAAATATAGGAAGAAACGAATCTGACAGAATACTACCGTTCAACTTGTGGGTAAACTTTCCCGTAGGAATGTCGCCTTACTTCGAAATACTATTTGCTATACAG ATACTCTGCGTGTACCACGTCGGTGTGTGTTACATTTGTTTCGACAATTTGTTATGCATCGTTAATCTTCACGTGGCCAGCCAATTTCGCATATTACAGCATAGGCTGAGAAGCATAGATAACGCGACGAAGGATCAGATGGAAGAATACGAATCGGATGCAAAATTGTCGTATTATTCGAACATGTGTTAcacaaagttgaaaaattgcgTGCAACAGCATCAAATGCTTATCGAATATTGCAAAaagttggaaaatatatttacgttgATCGTGCTTGCCCAGGTAATGTTTCTTGCCATGGTAATATGCCTCGTGGGATTTCAACTACTCCTG GCGGACACACCTACCTCGAAAAAGGCCAGTTTGGTATTGAATTTGTGCGGCGTTCTCTGTCAACTATTGATGTTCACGTATAGTTGCGATGACTTGATGCGACAAAGTGTCAACGTCGGCAACGCGACATTCTCAGGACCATGGCCAATCCTTCCAATGAACGAAGCTGGTGCCACTGTGCGAAAAAATTTGCTAATTATCATCATGCGATCGCACAAGATTTGCTGTATAACGGCTGGAAAATTTTTCCCCGTCTCTCTGCAGACGTTTACCGGG GTTCTCAGTACGGCAATGTCATATTTCACTCTGCTAAGGAATACGTCTCTGGCTGCAACAAATTCATAA